A genome region from Candidatus Poribacteria bacterium includes the following:
- a CDS encoding EamA family transporter has protein sequence MNPLAIALVLLSTFMHASWNLMARHGRSEHDFFERMQIGVILIGLIPGLSSEFIARSIPPRVWPYVTISGLSCGLYYLSLANAYSSGDFTTVYPVARALPVLLMGLVDLARGRTPTAAGWTGMFLVVVGCSLSPLESIKRIDPRRYLNRTSLWMFLTAMGTVGYSTFDKLSSELVKQGPATAARYGYFFYTIAGLSYMLMRRLFAPEGKREGKPAGKLGWKMPILGGIFNFGAYWLVLWAYQLAGRASYVVAFRQFSIVIGSLAAFILYREKGFAVRMTAVSTITLGLIIIVIWGT, from the coding sequence ATGAACCCGCTTGCCATCGCCCTTGTATTGCTTTCCACCTTCATGCACGCCTCATGGAATTTGATGGCTAGACATGGCAGATCTGAGCATGACTTCTTCGAGCGCATGCAGATAGGGGTCATTTTGATCGGATTGATCCCCGGCCTATCTAGCGAATTCATCGCCCGATCCATCCCGCCAAGGGTGTGGCCTTACGTGACCATATCGGGTCTTTCCTGTGGACTTTATTATCTTTCCCTTGCCAATGCCTACAGCTCTGGTGATTTCACGACGGTTTATCCTGTCGCCCGTGCATTGCCCGTCCTGCTCATGGGACTGGTGGATCTCGCTCGTGGGAGGACACCGACGGCAGCAGGCTGGACCGGTATGTTTCTGGTCGTAGTGGGCTGTTCCCTCTCCCCGCTTGAATCGATAAAGCGGATCGATCCCAGAAGATACCTCAACAGGACGAGCCTCTGGATGTTTTTAACGGCGATGGGAACGGTCGGATACTCCACATTTGATAAACTCTCCTCCGAGCTGGTCAAGCAGGGTCCGGCAACAGCGGCCAGATACGGGTACTTCTTCTATACTATCGCCGGTCTTTCATATATGTTAATGCGGAGGTTGTTTGCACCGGAGGGGAAACGCGAAGGGAAGCCTGCGGGAAAACTTGGGTGGAAGATGCCGATTCTAGGAGGAATCTTCAACTTCGGAGCCTACTGGCTGGTTTTATGGGCATATCAGCTAGCCGGCAGGGCAAGCTATGTCGTGGCGTTCAGACAGTTCAGTATAGTCATAGGATCCTTGGCCGCCTTCATCCTTTATAGGGAGAAGGGATTCGCAGTTCGGATGACAGCTGTTTCGACCATAACCCTCGGGCTGATTATCATTGTGATTTGGGGCACTTAG
- a CDS encoding zinc dependent phospholipase C family protein, with product MIQARRYRGLPYLLLLALVFFPLNSYPWGREGHIAITNKAIDALPSTIKAFFDLNRDELVRLSNVPDWEWKANSEARYTSSWHYLDIDKFDFRYPFKDFPRDKKELKKLYDERGEAGYLPWTIADYYDKLMKAFKRDDLESVVYYAGIVSHFIGDSTMPLHCTRNYNGDFSGNYKFDVPYDSPDYAHRGVHQRFEIGLMERYLDKYKSKLQGRKIIVKRLPDDKLEYAFQMIVDSFYNVDQIIYFDKAAMKAFKIKYDLEDFKSKADKYYAYMDRHVGSLLVDRLAKASEFLASFWYSAWIEAGKPDLKLERIEVKDVSPR from the coding sequence ATGATACAGGCGCGCCGTTATCGCGGATTGCCCTACCTTCTTCTCCTCGCATTGGTTTTCTTCCCCCTCAACTCCTATCCTTGGGGTAGGGAAGGACATATAGCGATCACCAATAAAGCTATAGATGCGCTGCCGAGTACTATAAAGGCGTTCTTCGATCTGAATAGGGATGAACTGGTGAGGCTCTCGAATGTCCCCGACTGGGAGTGGAAGGCAAATTCCGAAGCCCGATATACCTCGTCATGGCATTATCTTGATATAGACAAGTTCGATTTCAGATATCCGTTCAAAGATTTCCCCAGAGACAAGAAGGAGCTGAAGAAGCTCTATGATGAGCGGGGTGAAGCGGGATACCTTCCCTGGACGATAGCCGATTACTACGACAAACTCATGAAGGCATTTAAAAGGGATGACCTGGAATCCGTTGTGTATTATGCTGGAATCGTTTCACACTTCATAGGTGATAGCACCATGCCCCTACATTGCACACGCAACTACAACGGGGATTTTTCCGGAAATTATAAGTTCGATGTGCCTTATGACTCGCCCGATTACGCCCATAGGGGAGTCCACCAGAGGTTTGAAATCGGGTTAATGGAGAGATATCTCGATAAATATAAGTCCAAACTCCAAGGTCGGAAGATCATCGTCAAACGGCTTCCAGATGATAAGTTGGAGTATGCCTTTCAGATGATAGTCGATTCCTTTTACAACGTTGATCAGATCATCTATTTCGACAAGGCCGCCATGAAGGCCTTCAAGATAAAGTATGACCTTGAGGATTTCAAATCCAAAGCGGATAAATACTACGCCTATATGGATCGGCATGTTGGATCGCTTTTGGTCGACAGGTTGGCCAAGGCATCGGAGTTCCTGGCGAGCTTCTGGTATTCGGCGTGGATTGAGGCCGGGAAACCTGATCTCAAGCTTGAGAGAATCGAGGTGAAGGACGTATCGCCGAGATGA
- a CDS encoding 4Fe-4S dicluster domain-containing protein produces MKRIDKDKLNSFLESIASEGYEVLVPSEERLGFARFDPDTKIPIEGITRRPIKSIFFPQTETLLEWHGDGPPIETPPDETKRLVFGARPCDLRALTLLDRVFMGEVVDPYYAARRRNTALFSLACSHPADGYCFCVMVGGDPFSVENSDALFIDIGESFLVKPITERGVKLLGDLPDEEVKESEIDDIAQRSRDAIRSNLLRSDLPTETVRIEPEKLWDLFDSEIWEEVRLGCIGCGVCSFLCPTCHCFDISDEKSKNGGRRIRVWDTCAFPVFTKQASGYNPRPTQRERIRQRVMHKFCYIPENFDILGCVGCGRCVRYCPGGSDIRYILVKLLRS; encoded by the coding sequence ATGAAGAGGATAGATAAGGATAAACTGAACTCATTCCTGGAATCCATCGCATCCGAAGGATATGAGGTGCTTGTGCCCTCGGAGGAAAGGCTTGGGTTCGCAAGGTTCGATCCAGATACCAAGATACCGATTGAGGGTATCACCAGGAGGCCGATAAAATCCATTTTCTTTCCGCAGACCGAAACCCTGCTTGAATGGCACGGGGATGGACCGCCGATTGAGACCCCACCCGATGAGACAAAGCGGCTCGTCTTCGGGGCGAGACCATGTGATCTTCGAGCGTTAACCCTTCTAGACAGAGTTTTCATGGGAGAGGTTGTCGATCCCTATTACGCGGCCCGCCGTAGAAACACGGCTCTCTTCTCCCTGGCCTGCTCACATCCCGCCGATGGATATTGTTTCTGTGTTATGGTAGGCGGAGACCCATTCTCGGTGGAAAACTCCGACGCCCTTTTCATCGATATAGGCGAAAGCTTCTTGGTGAAACCGATCACCGAAAGGGGCGTGAAACTCCTGGGGGATCTACCTGATGAGGAGGTGAAGGAGAGCGAGATCGATGATATAGCCCAAAGGTCCAGAGATGCCATTCGCTCCAACCTGCTCAGATCCGATCTCCCCACCGAGACCGTTCGAATAGAGCCCGAGAAGCTATGGGATCTCTTCGATTCGGAGATTTGGGAGGAGGTGCGCCTGGGATGTATAGGATGCGGCGTCTGTTCCTTTCTGTGCCCTACCTGTCATTGCTTTGATATATCCGATGAGAAGTCTAAAAATGGCGGCAGGAGAATCCGTGTCTGGGATACCTGTGCTTTCCCGGTATTTACCAAGCAGGCTTCCGGCTATAATCCCAGGCCCACACAGCGGGAGAGAATAAGACAGAGGGTGATGCATAAATTCTGTTATATTCCGGAGAACTTCGATATTTTAGGGTGCGTCGGCTGTGGGAGATGCGTTAGATACTGTCCAGGAGGTAGTGATATAAGATATATCCTGGTAAAACTGTTACGCTCATAA
- a CDS encoding DUF2088 domain-containing protein, translated as MFLIRQIFPRPVVGDIPSRIKEELGRIRFERRINPGDSIAITAGSRGIANMPLIIKSLVGELKSIGAHPFIIPAMGSHGGATAEGQKAVLEDYGITEENIGAPIRSSMDVLKIGQLPDGSPVYIDKLAAEADGIVVLNRIKPHTDFVGRIGSGLMKMMAIGLGKKKGAELYHRTFFKYGFEKTIRWAAREVLRNCKVKFGIGIIENAYEETADIVALLPEEIEESEEKLFAKAKELSGKLPFEDLDVLIVDKMGKDISGTGMDTNVIGRMMQNFEPEPEKPDILRIVVLDLTDRSHGNAVGMGLADFTTARLVGKIDRRATYTNSITSLGPQKSKIPVYLDTDREAIEAALATVGIREPRECRVVHIRSTLHLHLVEISEPLLEEVKGREDLRIISGPEPLKFDENGNLISKLAMLDSGSTAI; from the coding sequence ATGTTCCTGATCAGACAGATATTTCCCAGGCCGGTTGTCGGGGATATCCCTTCCAGGATAAAAGAGGAACTTGGAAGGATAAGGTTTGAGAGGAGGATCAATCCGGGAGATTCCATAGCCATCACGGCCGGCAGCAGAGGAATAGCCAACATGCCGCTCATAATTAAATCGCTGGTCGGCGAGCTTAAATCCATCGGCGCCCATCCCTTTATAATCCCGGCTATGGGAAGCCACGGCGGAGCGACAGCCGAAGGACAGAAAGCTGTATTGGAGGATTACGGCATAACGGAGGAGAACATCGGCGCGCCGATCCGATCTTCGATGGATGTGCTTAAAATCGGTCAGCTGCCGGACGGTTCACCGGTTTACATCGACAAACTCGCCGCCGAAGCGGATGGAATAGTCGTTCTCAACCGTATAAAGCCCCATACCGATTTCGTAGGACGTATCGGAAGCGGATTGATGAAGATGATGGCCATCGGGCTGGGCAAAAAGAAAGGCGCCGAGCTTTATCATAGGACCTTCTTCAAATACGGTTTCGAGAAAACCATCAGATGGGCTGCACGTGAGGTGTTAAGAAATTGTAAGGTTAAATTTGGAATCGGAATCATAGAAAACGCCTATGAGGAAACCGCTGATATCGTCGCACTTCTCCCGGAGGAAATCGAGGAAAGCGAGGAAAAGCTCTTCGCCAAGGCGAAGGAACTCTCCGGTAAGCTTCCGTTTGAGGATCTGGATGTGTTGATCGTGGACAAGATGGGTAAGGACATAAGCGGAACCGGAATGGATACGAACGTCATAGGTAGAATGATGCAGAATTTCGAACCTGAGCCGGAGAAACCCGATATCCTCAGGATTGTGGTGCTGGATCTCACCGATAGATCCCACGGTAACGCTGTGGGAATGGGACTTGCCGATTTCACCACCGCCCGTCTAGTGGGCAAGATAGACCGCAGGGCAACCTATACCAACAGTATCACCTCGTTGGGCCCTCAAAAATCCAAGATCCCGGTCTATCTTGATACCGATAGGGAAGCCATAGAAGCAGCCCTCGCGACCGTTGGAATCCGAGAGCCTAGAGAGTGTAGGGTCGTTCATATAAGGAGCACATTACACCTACACCTGGTTGAGATCTCCGAACCGCTTCTGGAGGAAGTTAAAGGGAGAGAAGATCTGAGGATAATTTCCGGGCCGGAACCGCTGAAGTTCGATGAGAATGGAAATCTCATATCGAAGTTAGCCATGCTGGATTCAGGATCAACGGCGATTTAA
- the truA gene encoding tRNA pseudouridine(38-40) synthase TruA, translated as MRNIKLTIEYDGTDFIGWQIQKEGRTVQGIIRDVIWQITGEKVKLIGAGRTDSGVHATGQVANFRTESKLSTDEFHKALNALLPDDVAIATVEEVDEDFNARYSALSRRYRYLILNREYPSAIMRRYVWYVPYGLDVNLMDRAIKVLEGTHDFSSFQRRGSSRKNPVCTVIEAFCRREGDMIRIEIEADSFLRGMVRAIVGTLLKVIEHADPEGKILEILAAKDRAAAGPSVPPHGLCLVKVRYPGRD; from the coding sequence GTGAGGAACATCAAACTGACGATAGAATATGACGGCACAGATTTTATAGGCTGGCAGATACAGAAGGAGGGGCGCACCGTCCAGGGGATAATAAGGGATGTCATATGGCAGATCACAGGCGAAAAGGTGAAATTGATCGGCGCCGGTCGAACCGATTCAGGGGTGCACGCTACCGGTCAGGTCGCCAACTTCCGCACCGAATCTAAGCTTTCGACAGATGAGTTTCACAAGGCCCTTAATGCTCTCCTGCCCGATGACGTGGCGATAGCAACCGTCGAAGAGGTGGATGAGGATTTTAACGCCAGATATAGCGCCTTGAGCCGAAGATATAGATACCTGATCCTCAATAGGGAATATCCGTCGGCCATCATGAGGAGATATGTTTGGTATGTTCCATATGGGTTGGACGTCAACCTGATGGACAGGGCGATTAAGGTTCTGGAGGGTACGCATGATTTCTCATCCTTCCAGAGGAGGGGTAGTAGTAGGAAGAATCCCGTTTGCACGGTGATAGAAGCCTTTTGTCGTCGAGAGGGAGATATGATCAGGATTGAGATAGAGGCTGACTCTTTCCTGAGGGGGATGGTCAGAGCGATTGTGGGAACCCTGTTGAAGGTGATCGAGCATGCCGATCCAGAGGGGAAGATCCTAGAGATTCTGGCGGCTAAGGACAGAGCGGCCGCTGGCCCTTCGGTGCCACCTCATGGACTTTGTCTTGTAAAGGTTAGATATCCAGGGAGGGATTGA